The genomic stretch TGATCGATGCTAAATGTGTTGGTGTTGCCACTGCGAGTAGtgaattaaaaatgagaatatttacATCTGCCATTTTGCTTACTAGTGGTAGCCTTTTAAAGAGGTCCAATGCTCCACAAGCCAGCTCTCCTAACCTGGCCATTTTCAGTCACGCTCTCACAAGGAAGGAGTGatgtttttctcctttatacAGAAGGTGTGAGTGAGGTCTGAGAATTCTGTGTGTCCTCTGATGCTGACCCCTGATGGTCAGAGAGCTAACACGAAAGCGCTGGGATTTAAACCCGGATGGAACGCTCAGACGTTCTACTTCATAGCATATCCTCCAGAACATGTGAACCGTTGTGATATTTCTTCCACACGGTCTGCTGCAACCCAAGTTCCACAGCCCCGTGAGTCCAGTCCGGTCTCCCCACCTAGGAGGTGCTAGAGAGTGCAAATTGTTCGTACTGAAAGCAAAAGCCACACCACAGGTATTAAATTAACATCACTCTATACATTGTGTTGCTTTCTTTCTGAATGACTTTGAGGATCAGAACGTGGCCATGAGGTCACAGTCAGCCCTCCAGCAGGATCATTTTTGGAGGGTGGGGGGTGGTTAGGGGTGGGGTGCAGTTTTCTGACAGTGATAAGAGGCTTGCATGTTATCACGACCCTTCCCGGCCTGTATTGAGGCCCCACTTCTGAGGGGTCCCTGCCCCTGCTCCGGCCTCCTCTCTGGAAAGAGGCAGCCAAAGATCTGGAGTAGCCTGCAAATTTACTTTTTGTAGAGCCAGTGTGAGGTCTTTTGGCTTTAAATCAGCGATCCTTCTGGCTCTGACACACTGTGGCTTTGTGGTGGAAAACCAGAAGGAGAGGGCCCTTCTTGCCTCACACCAGACAAGAAAGATACGGCTGTGCTTTCACGCCCAGGGTGGGTCGGGATCCGCTCGGACTCTTGGGTGGGAGGTTGAGGGCTGAAGTCTATAGTCCACAGCAGGGTCAAAGTAACAGCTGACACAGGAGGAAGCCCTGAGCGGAAACAATACAggaaatgtacatttttattggATGTGTGTTTGCCGGCAAGTCTGCatggccatgtgtgtgcagttcctGTGACAGAAGCATGTGTCatctctcctggaactggagctgcaggggGTTGTAAgcctccacatgggtgctgacaacctgcaagagcagcaagcgcccttaattgctgagccatctctccagccctggtaaaTGTAATTGGAAAGGTGAAATGTCTCTTTGGCACGCAGGCAGCGGGTCACAGTGACAAGCCTATTCCCCACTCCTAGGCCGTGTTAAACTACACTTCCTAACTAGTGGCTCTCACACACACCAGCGTTCTTCAGGTGTCTCTGTGTGATGTTGATCAACTGAGGGGAAAGAGGGAGCCTCAGCACTGAGGAAGGAAAACCAGCTTCAAAGCCAGGTGAATACATAGTGACTGTGGCGTGTCCGCAGCCTCTGAGAGCAGCTGCAGGACAGTTCTCAGTCACAGTGAACAGCTCAGAGTGCCAGGTAGGGTGCAGAGAGCGGGGGGTTTGTGTCAGGCAAGACACTCCTCGGAAGAATGCagatttttgtgtatttgaatacctgtgtgtgtgtttgtgtgtttgtgtgtgtttatgtgtttatatgtatgcatgtgtgtgtttacatgtttgtgtgtatgtttatgcgttcatgtgtgtgtttatgtatttgtgtatgtgtgtatgtctatgtgtgtgtttaggccACACGCAGTTATGTGTTTAGTGGTcaatgtcaagtgtcttccttaatcattcttcattttattttatttttttagagtttttttaagatttatttatttattatgtatacagcattctgtctgcatggatgtctgcaggtcagaagagggcaccagatctcattacagatggttttgagccaccatgtggttgctaggaattgaactcaggatctttggaagagccaatgctcttaacctctgagccatctctccagccctccattttattttttgaaacatagTCTCCCACTTGGAAGAATGTTCCCCCAAATTTCATGTATCAGTATATAATTCCCGGCCTATTACCAACCTGAAGGTGCTAGAACTATTGAGAGGTTGGGCCTACAGATCGTCCCAGCCCTGGGGTAAGCCAGTAGAGCAAAGAGGAAGACTCTACTCCTCCCTTTTTTGCCCCCCAGCTATGAGGTGAGAAGATGTTTGGCATCCCCCGCAGGCTCCCAGCATGATGTGCCGTCTCCTGTGCAGGTTCCCAAACAACAGGGCTGGTGGCTCATGAACTAGAACTTCCAAAACCCGGAGCCAAGAGGAGACAGTCTCTCTTTAAGTTGCCATCTCAGGTACCTGATACCGTCATGGGAAACGGAGAGATGAGGCCTGTGGTGCTGCCAGAGGTGTTGGCGAGCTGGGATGTAAAGAGACCAGCTAGTTCCCAGCTGTGGAAACCAGACCGACATTAAGTAATGAATTAGCCACCCTGAAAAATGAACTAACCCCCATAAATGACAGACTCCACAAATTCCACTGCTTTGAATTGTCTGTTTAATTTCCacagaaacatttcattttcagcACCATTGAACATTCTCCCCCCGCAACAGGCATGTAtcatacattgtatatatgtacaacaTGTATATGTTGTGGGAATTACATACAATTAGCAAGGAGTTATGAAACTCTTTACCTTAAAGTTTTAACAATCCCCCTCAAGGTGACGGTTACACTTTGGCAGACCTGCCCTTGAGAAGAGAAGGGGGATTTTTAAGCAACAAAACTCCACAATACTGTAACAGAACCTCAGGCCTCCAGTAGGCATGGCTCCCCCTTAACAATTGTCTTTTTCTGGACTGGACCCACTACATTTAGGTTCAGCGTCTCTGGCCCAAGGCGCCAGTCCTACTAACTTAGCTGAGAAAATTCCATGTAAATAAGAAAagtctgggtgggggtgggacaatTAGGGAAAGGGGAagtgtcagagagagaaaggaagctgtTCCAAATTCtaagaacattgtatacattgAGGGTTTTCATCTGATGTAAGTTCTGTTTAAGAAACTTTTCTTGGTTGGCGAACCTTATTCCTACTCAGGGTCACCTGACTGGAAATAAGCTCAGGAGCACCAAAGGGTGACAGGAGATCAGACAAGGGCAgacagatggagaaggacactgtCAGTCAGTGATCTCCAACGAAATTCAAAACCCAAATCAAAATGTAACCGAACTGAAATCTCAGGTAGAAAGGCGAGCCTCGAACTCACATCAAGGATAACTTAAACTGCTGGGTTACTCGTGCTTGGCTCTTGGCGTAGTTCAGTGTTTGAGTGGATGCCTGCCTAGCAAGGCTGAGGCTTCTAGCCTCGGCACAACAAATTAAATAGCTTTTAGCATATTGCTTGTAAGCAGTGACTCCTAACccaaattgggggggggggaatgcctATAACCCCCagactcaggaggtggaagctggGGTGGAGCACTTCAGGCCCGCCTGAGAGACAGGGGGTAGTGAATCCTGCAGAATGAAGGACACTAAAAACATTgttgggctggggtgggggagggttccATCAATAATGCTCAAGCACGGTTAGAGTTAGTAGTTCAAAAATAGAAAGGGACACAAAACTTCTCCCCAGGGAATACATAGCAATATCCAGAGGAACTTTTAGCTGTCATAGGTTGGGAGGATGATTTAGGATTTGTGATAAAAAGTCAATAATTCCACTAAACAATATGTGATACCTAACAGGGCCTGCCACACTAAACTTAGAATGTTAGCATGTCAGGATGGAGACACCCTGACAAAGACAAACACGCACTCCATGGAATCTTGGAGTTCCTAATttacaggatgtgtgtgtgtgtgtgtgtgtgtgtgtggtgtgtatgtatgtacaatgGAGACTGGTAGCCCTGCATTTATAATAACCGAATGTTAAGAAATAAAGATCTCAATTCTTAAAACTGAGATTAGAAAATGGGAAACTAAATGAAGCAATCAGTCCCAGTAACTGGTGCTGGAAGGAAGTGATGTGTTATCCAGACAACCAAAGACAGGAAGGCAAGAAAAATCCTAGAAGGGCAGAGGACAAGTCAGCATGAAGGACACCAAGTCCTGACCTGTCCCACAGAGGATGTAATGCgtgttataaaaaaaatctttgaggtTGGAAATTTAGTTCAACAGTTGAGCGTATGCCTCACAACCTTGAAGGTTCTGGCAACGATTGATCACCACCACTTTATGGGGGAAACCAAGAAGACAAGCAGGATGGaaggaaaggcaggcaggaggcCTGGGGCTGGGGTTCTAGGATGAACCTAAGCCTGCAGGAACAGGGACTGAGGGTCACTCAAAGAAAGTAGGTTGTCTTGTTCACCGGTGCATGCTGATTGCCGATTCAGGGAGGGGAGATACCATGTACTGCCATCAAaggattaaaacaaaaaaaacaagacaatcaATGGCCCAGgaaaccccaaacaaaaatatcacacaTCCAGGGCTGGAGGTGCAGAAGACAGCCATGTAGCAAAACACTGCCTCCTTTCTACTTGTTTGCACGTTATTAAACACACTTCAGCTGTCTTCAAAAAAAGCTGTATTTCACACTGGCTCCTGTCTATAATTTTCTGTGTGCCAATCAAGATTGTCTTCCTGAGGCTAGGTTTAATTGTGttgtaattaaatgtattttctttccagaaaaaaaaaatacttcagagATTAAAGAATGTTATTTACATGCAAACTAAAATACATTCCTTTAGCCAGTAGCAGGAAAACTGTAGAATTACAGCTTTCCCTTTAACTATAAGGCAGAGTGGTATGAATTCGGATTCATTAAGTTAGGGACAAGTTTCTCCTTTGGCTTCAGTCAAGGCGTTAAACGTGTTTACATGGAGGAACCTGCTCACACATGACCACGCTGGGCTCCTAGGGAGTCCACTCATCTGTCACACGTTTGATGCCCAAAGTAGAAATTTTGTCTTTGCTCCTCTCTGGTTTATAAAGTGCATATAATCTAACGCAATAAACTTCTGGGAATTAGaaaggttttaaatatttttctgtttaccTATGGATGGTTGATTTAAATCCAATCAACTTCTAAGGAACAAACAATTTTCTAGactccaaacaaaaccaaaaccttgACTCTCGCTATTTTGcctgaactcctgggctcaagtgacTTTCCTTCCTCAACTGCCTGAGTAGCCGGGGCTGCAGggatgtgtcaccatgcccaataaagacattttctttaatatGGTGCTTGTACTGGAAAATGTGGGTGCCGTTTCTGTGACCATCCACCACTTCTGATGAATCCTGTGTTGTTTCTCCGTAGGATCAAAGCCGATAGCCTAGGACAAGATCACTTTCCGTCGACCTTGAAACTTGTCCAACACAGAGGGGCTCCCTATGTCAGACATCCCCATCTGGTACCTATGAGGCTTTGGTTAAAGGAGGATGCCCAAACAAGGTGTAAAACACATGAGAGACATTTCTGCACTTTCTCCTACCAATACAGTTCAGTTATATGTCTAAATAAGATCATCATCAATTTATTTAAACTTGGTAACATGGGTCACAGACATAAAACTTTAAGTGCCaccaaacacattaaaaatcatCAATTAAGTTACTTTTCATTTCTTGGTTGGATATCAGCTTTTCCATATAGTTACTAGTTAGCAactataataaatacttttaaatatgccTAATTAAATCAGAGACAGGCTAGCTTGTTTATTTAGCAGGAATGAGTATTCTCCTGCCCCCCGGAATATTCATCATTCCCCTGGTCGATGCTACACGGATCAATGTGATCATAAAACTATTGTCAGAACAGAACAGTAAGCGGCAGCTATCCTACCAGGAGACTCTCAGAAATGGTAAGTCAGTAAGAAAGTAGAAGCCTGTCCCCACACTTGTGAGTGTAAAGAATGTGTTACACTATGAAACACCTGCAACACACCACAGCCACAGCTTCGTTCCCAGCAGAAAGTAGACGTTAGCCCCCTCACACCTCACAGAACAAAGAGATGGTCCAAAcccacttttctctcctctgcaGCAAAGTCACCTCCTCTAATGTGTTGAGAGGCATCCTGTttttccaccctatcaactatgcgtttagcatttatttattaggtatctGTTTCTCGTGGTCCAAGAACGGACCTAGGAATATATGCTTCTGCAGTGCCACAAATAGCCAACTTTCGATCtttgaggggaagagagaaaatcaTAGTTcatgtgctttcatttttttcccctaccCACTGAAGCTTTGAGCTCACCTGAGAGTCAGGTAGAAGTTCTGATCAGTTTAAAAGCAAGGGCTAGCGGACACATCTCGTAACACAGCAGTTCCTTAACACGCCCGAGCCCCCACACCACAAGACTGACTTTGAGTCCTGAGTCCCAGCCTTCCACGTCCCTGACACATACGCTAGGGAAGCCTGGTTTAGGAAACTCACATCCACACTAAAAATAGGGAAGCATGAGACACGCAGGGTGGTGTAAAAGGGTGAGCCACCACATAAAAACCAGAAGGCTTGCTGCACTCACATCTCAAACGTCCGACCCCTACTGACAGGGTACACGCCCACAAAGCTCTTTGCACAAGCAGAGCCGGTGACCCAATGTGCTGTCCAGACAGTCTGATTTTGTGTGGGCACCCACTAAAAATGAGTACTGTTTTCCCAATGTTGTCCCTCTTGAGTCTTGTTAAGAGTCTGCCCCTGCTGCCTCAGAGAGCCATCCAAAACCATATCAATGGTCACTTCCTGAGCATCGCTTATGCTTCGGTAAGTCTCTCGAGGGAGCCCACCGTTCTGCTCGGCACAGCCATTGACGAGAGCCAGTGGCAGTGTCCCCGGGGGACAGCACAGCTTCTTAGCGCAGCTCTGGTAGATGCAGGGGGCACTGCAGTTCAGCAAGAAGTCCTTCTGCTCCAGGGTTTCTTTCAAGTCCACTGCTTCAAACTGGATGGTCACGCTGTGGATTCCAGCATAGTGGAAGATCTCTCGGATTTTTCTGCTGGCATCCTGGTACCCGATGTCCTTCTGGTACTTGATGTGCAGGGTAGCAATGATCTTCCCACTTATCAGTTCCCAGACATGCACTTCGTGCACACTGCTGATTCCAGGCACGCTAGAGAGCTTGCTCACTACAAGAGACAGGAGCAGACAACAGCCAAGAGTGAGTACTGGAACAGAAGCTTGGAATCATGGGAGGGGCCTGTGTGCCCAATCATGGCCACCAAGACTGTGTTTATCACAGCCAACAGCAAGAAGAACTGCCCTCAAGAGTCGATTTTCTCATAATGACCCTTACCTCTGATTTCCTACATCATGCAGTGTTAGCCTATAAGTAACTCAAGAGCATGAGGCAaaaagattgcaagttcaagatcagtctcaGTAAGTTctagagcagcctgggctacatgtgcaCAGTCTGTTCcaaggtagcctggtctacatagcaaattccatgCCAGTCAGGACAACATAGGGAGATCCTAcctcagatagatagatggataggtagatagatagatagatagatagatagatagatagatagataacaggtaaatagatagataggttaCCAATAGATGGGTGATAAACAGGTAAttgatagataataaatagatacatagagataaaGAGATTAATAGATGATTGATAAATTGACATGtagatgaaagatagatataTGGAAGATTGATAGATGAATAGATTAtagagataggtagatgatagacttacagacaggcagatagataagcagacaggcagacagacagacagatgggctaGTTTAGACGGCATGGATCAAAATCACTTACCAGAGTGCTACTTCTAGGCATATATTCAAAGTCTATGAAACCTATAGCCTGAGGCACATAACCAAGGTGGGCATTTGAGCAAAGCAAATGAGAAGGCTTCACCCTAGACTGAGGAGGGGTCCTTTAACACGGCCTTTTCACAGTGTAATGTGCCACGGAATAACTCCCTGGCTCATGCATGTTAACTAATTAGAAAGCGTTATCTACAACATGAATGACTCATCTTTCAGGGGGCAAAAAGgtataaaagtataaatttaaaaaggtaaaaagacaTAGGCCTTGCGGAGTGACCTTAATAGAATTAAAACGCACCCTTGTCGTGAGGTCAAACAGTCCAGGAGTGTGTTTTGCCCAACCTTTACATTCTCAAAAATTTGCAAGTCAGAGAATCGTGCTACAAAGAACCTTTGGTTCTTGAAGCTGTGACTTATCATTCCAGACTACAAGCCACATGAAGCATGCCTCCATCACACGAGATGTAACATGCTCTGGGATCGTAACCCTCTGGATTGAGCGACGCTAAAGTGTCAACGGTCACCCTCTACATGCAGTCCACTTACTCAGCTCTTCCATGTTAAGTCCCCTGGGGACCATCTGCAGCAGGATGACAGCGGTCTCCTTGATCAGAGGAAAAGCAGACGACAAAATAATGATGACCATGATGATAGTCAAACTGGGGTCAATGTAGCATTCCCAGTTACACGGGTCTTCAGGTCTCAGCGGACGAACATAGAAAATGATGGCCGTGATGACCACGACCACGGACCCCAAGGCGTCTCCCATCACGTGTAAAAGAACGCCtgccaggaaggaaggcagaccaGTAAGTCCCAGAGCCGAGGGCTGGAGCCAACCGACAATCAGTGAGCCCAGCTCACAAACCTTAGAGCGCTGAATAGGtcagaatttaaaacaacaacaagaacaaggcCAGTGTGTGATAGACACCTGTAaaacctcagcatttgggaggctgaggcagggggacagCCTAAGTAGTGAGGTGATcttaaaacagacaaaataacaaTAGAAActactcagaaaacaaaatctcagGCCAGAGCCACGTGATTGCTACCTGGGGTTGGTCGCTAGGACGCT from Arvicola amphibius chromosome 12, mArvAmp1.2, whole genome shotgun sequence encodes the following:
- the Slc30a10 gene encoding zinc transporter 10 — translated: MGRYSGKTCRLLFMLVLTVVFFVAELVSGYLGNSIALLSDSFNMLSDLISLCVGLGSGYMARRGTRSSGATYGYARAEVVGALSNAVFLTALCFTIFVEAVLRLARPQRIDDPELVLIVGALGLAVNVVGLLIFQDCGSCFAGCTRGRRTRPPQPPHQGDPCNPLGSSQGAAAATAPGSDAVVTLRGASAGKKLQEGATVFSNVAGDSLNTQNEPEETTKKEKKSEALNIRGVLLHVMGDALGSVVVVITAIIFYVRPLRPEDPCNWECYIDPSLTIIMVIIILSSAFPLIKETAVILLQMVPRGLNMEELMSKLSSVPGISSVHEVHVWELISGKIIATLHIKYQKDIGYQDASRKIREIFHYAGIHSVTIQFEAVDLKETLEQKDFLLNCSAPCIYQSCAKKLCCPPGTLPLALVNGCAEQNGGLPRETYRSISDAQEVTIDMVLDGSLRQQGQTLNKTQEGQHWENSTHF